The window GACACTAAAGTAGTGGTTAAAGTCATTCCAAAAATTACTGAGTTTGAAGGTGTGGTTTTTGAAGACCTGAAAGTAGAATACCAAGAAAGACTTGAGTTGGAAGGTGGAGCAACCATAACCTCCATTGATAACAAAGCGTGGAGAGAAGCAGGAGTGCAAGAAGGCTTTATTATCACCAAAATAGGTAGGACAAAGATTCTTAATGGTGAAGATGTAGTCAAAGCACTTAAAAGCTATGAAGGCGAGGAAGTAATTGTTTTAGGTGTTTATCCAAATGGTCAACGCTCTTATTACGAGTTGGATCTATAATCTCTTAAAATGTAAGTCAATAATTGATAAAAAGGCTACCGATTGGTAGCCTTTTTATTTAATGTGGTTTGGGTTGTTGTATTTTTAGTATAAATCCATAGGTAAAAATCAGCCAGTCAGATAGTTGGTGGCCAAGTTTCTATTGATTTGTAGTTCTGGAGCATTTTTGTTGAATTTTTTATTCGAAAAAACCCAGTTTAATTTTTGCAACATTAAAATTTAACCCTACATTTGCAATCCAAATCGGGGAATTTACCGCTGTCAATTGCTTATCGAGCACCTTGTTCATCCGGTATAAATTAGTCGAAATGGGAATGTTTGAAATTTAAAGTGATTTCAGAATAAGAAATAAAGTATTGGGAGTTTAGCTCAGTTGGTTCAGAGCATCTGCCTTACAAGCAGAGGGTCGGGGGTTCGAATCCCTCAACTCCCACCACAAGCATTTGAAAGCGAAAGGCTGAATAATAGTCAAAAGTTTTAAATATTGGGAGTTTAGCTCAGTTGGTTCAGAGCATCTGCCTTACAAGCAGAGGGTCGGGGGTTCGAATCCCTCAACTCCCACCACAAGCCTTTTTAGAAGGCTTTTTTTATTTATGCACTGTCACTTTTATATATTGTTTTCCAGATGCAAAAACCGATATTATATCGGAGCGAGCTGTGATGAACTTAAAGAAAGAGTTCGCAGGCATAATTCCAACCACAAGAAAGGTTTTACGGGAACAGTGAATGACTGGGAGTTGGTTTATTCTGAAGACTTTAAATCAAAGGAGGAAGCCTTCTCCAGAGAGCGGGAAGTTAAAAAATGGAAAAGCCGTAAGAAAATTGAGACGCTAATAAGCTCAACATGACATTTGATTCAGAGCATTCCGATTTACATCGGAAGGGTCGGGGGTTCGAATCCCTCAACTCCCACCACAAGCCTTTTAGAAGGCTTTTTTTATTTATGCACTGTCACTTTTATATATTGTTTTCCAAGTGCAAAAATCGATATTATATCGGAGCGACCTGTGATGAACTTAAAGAAAGAGTTCGCAGGCATAATTCCAACCACAAGAAAGGTTTTACGGGAACAGTGAATGACTGGGAGTTGGTTTATTCTGAAGACTTTAAATCAAAGGAGGAAGCCTTCTCCAGAGAGCGGGAAGTTAAAAAATGGAAAAGCCGTAAGAAAATTGAGACGCTAATAAGCTCAACATGACATTTGATTCAGAGCATTCCGATTTACATCGGAAGGGTCGGGGGTTCGAATCCCTCAACTCCCACCACAAGCCTTTTAGAAGGCTTTTTTTATTTATGCACTGTCACTTTTATATATTGTTTTCCAGATGCAAAAATCGATATTATATCGGAGCGAGCTGTGATGAACTTAAAGAAAGGGTTCGCAGGCATAATTCCAACCACAAGAAAGGTTTTACGGGAACAGTGAATGACTGGGAGTTGGTTTATTCTGAAGACTTTAAATCAAAGGAGGAAGCCTTCTCCAGAGAGCGGGAAGTTAAAAAATGGAAAAGCCGTAAGAAAATTGAGACGCTAATAAGCTCAACATGACATTTGATTCAGAGCATTCCGATTTACATCGGAAGGGTCGGGGGTTCGAATCCCTCAACTCCCACCACAAGCCTTTTAGAAGGCTTTTTTTATTTATGCACTGTCACTTTTATATATTGTTTTCCAGATGCAAAAACCAAAAACCGATATTATATCGGAGCGACCTGTGATGAACTTAAAGAAAGAGTTCGCAGGCATAATTCCCACCACAAGAAAGGCTTTACGGGAACAGTGAATGACTGGGAGTTGGTTTATTCTGAAGACTTTAAATCAAAGGAGGAAGCCTTCTCCAGAGAGCGGGAAGTTAAAAAATGGAAAAGCCGTAAGAAAATTGAGACGCTAATAAGCTCAACATGACATTTGATTCAGAGCATTCCGATTTACATCGGAAGGGTCGGGGGTTCGAATCCCTCAACTCCCACCACAAGCCTTTTTAGAAGGCTTTTTTTATTTATGCACTGTCACTTTTATATATTGTTTTCCAGGTGCAAAAATCGATATTATATCGGAGCGACCTGTGATGAACTTAAAGAAAGAGTTCGCAGGCATAATTCCAACCACAAGAAAGGTTTTACGGGAACAGTGAATGACTGGGAGTTGGTTTATTCTGAAGACTTTAAATCAAAGGAGGAAGCCTTCTCCAGAGAGCGGGAAGTTAAAAAATGGAAAAGCCGTAAGAAAATTGAGACGCTAATAAGCTCAACATGACATTTGATTCAGACCCTTCCGATTTACATCGGAAGGGTCGGGGGTTCGAATCCCTCAACTCCCACCACAAGCCTTTTAGAAGGCTTTTTTTATTTATGCACTGTCACTTTTATATATTGTTTTCCAGGTGCAAAAACCGATATTATATCAGAGCGACCTGTGATGAACTTAAAGAAAGGGTCCGTAGGTATAATTCCAACCACAAGAAAGGTTTTACGGGAACAGTGAATGACTGGGAGTTGGTTTATTCTGAAGACTTTAAATCAAAGGAGGAAGCCTTCTCCAGAGAGCGGGAAGTTAAAAAATGGAAAAGCCGTAAGAAAATTGAGACGCTAATAAGCTCAACATGACATTTGATTCAGAGCATTCCGATTTACATCGGAAGGGTCGGGGGTTCGAATCCCTCAACTCCCACCACAAGCCTTTTTAGAAGGCTTTTTTTATTTATGCACTGTCACTTTTATATATTGTTTTCCAGATGCAAAAACCGATATTATATCGGAGCGACCTGTGATGAACTTAAAGAAAGGGTTCGTAGGCATAATTCCAACCATAAGAAAGGCTTATTAACACCGGAATTTCTTTTTTTTTAACATTGGAAGGGTAAGCCATTTAATAATGGCCTTTTTTCCTTTTAAAAAATGTATGTAACTTATCCGCGAGGAGAAGGTCCAAATAGTGTCTGCCTGAATATCTTTAGGAAAAAAAGGAACTAAGTTTAAATTAGGGTTAGATAGCTAATGGCATTCAACTAAAGGACTGGTCAACTAAATAGGGATGTATTTTTTCGGAAATTTTTCCAGAATTGTTGATTCCCATGCTGTATGCAAATCATTACTTCAATCAATGAAAGCTGAAAAGGATCTTGTTCTTGGCCTAAAGAAAGGTGATAGTGAAGCCCTATCTATGATATATGATCAATACTATGAAGGTCTATATTTTTATTTATTAAAGTTCACTTCTCAAAAAGATTTGGTGCAGAATGCTGTGCAGGATTTATTTGTTGACTTATGGGCGTCAAGATCAAAGCTGGGTGAAATCAATTCACTCAAAGGGTATCTATTTGTTTCAGGCAAGAGGAAGTTATATCATCTTATTAAGTCCAATAAAAAAAAACAAATCGTTGACTTGGCTTTTCCCACAGTGGTAGATGGAATGTTATTTCAATATTCACAAGAAGATTTTTTAGTTGAAATAGAAACCAATGAGGAAAGAAAAGATAGGCTTTTAACAGCGATTAATAGACTTCCATCTCGTCAAAAAGAAGCAATTTATTTGCGTTATTATGAAAAGTTAAATCTTGAGGAAATCAGTCAAATCCAAGGAATTGCCTATCAGTCAGTCCTTAATAATTTACAAAGGGCACTACATACACTACGTTCTAACCCATTAATTGTCAATCTTTTTGAATGGGCTATATTCGCATTTATTTGTTTGGCATAAGATTTATCATAAATTTTTTCTGATTTTTTGAGTATCTGAGCACGATATGAGTCTCTTTATATAAAAGCCTACGATTTTGGCTAAAGTAATTGATAGACTGATTATTCAAAAAAATTGAAGAATTCCAAACCAATATTTGAGGACCTGACCAAAGAAGGCGAAAATCCTGTCAAGGTGGTTTTTGCCAAACGCACACTGTCTAAAACTGTTCTTGCTCAAGAGAAAAATAAATTACTAAAGAGGGTAACCAACGATAATGCACTCCTTGAAAAAAAATCTGTGGGATTGAAGAGTTGGAGAACCACTATTTTTAGGTATGCGGCGGCAGCTGTCGTATTGGTTGTAAGTATGATGGCTGCCCTTAGCATAGATAAGGTAAGGCATCAAACAGCTTACGGAGAGGTTGCGAGTGTTCAATTACCGGATGGAACTTTAGTAACGCTCAATGGAAATTCCCAATTAAAGTATTCAAGGTTGTATTGGTGGTTTATGGAGGAAAGAAAGGTGGCCCTCAAAGGAGAAGCCTTTTTTGATGTGGTCAAACGAAAAACAAAGGAAGGGGATATGAAATTTCAAGTATTTACTGAGCACTTGAAGGTAGAAGTTTTGGGGACAGCATTTAATGTTATAGACAGGTCTAATCAAGAAGTAGTAGTATTGGAAGAGGGGAGTGTGCAAGTTAAGGTTTTATCCAATGAGACCACGCTGCCTTTATTGCCGGGAGAGTACATGAGCTATAATAAAATTGATAATAAGCTGGAACATGGCTCAGTTGTAACAGAAGGCTATACCTCTTGGAAGGACAATTATATTATTCTTGACAACAAAACCTTAGGAGACCTTGCTCGGATCATCAATACAGTTTACGGAAAGAAAGTAGTATTCAAAAATAATGCAGACAAAGATATAATTCTTGAAGGGAAAGTCCCTTCCAATGAAATCAATGTTTTAATCCATGCCTTAAAATTGGCAACAAACCTTAAAATACATATGGAAGGAGATACTGTATTTGTCAATTGAGACAAACTCAAATCGTGCACTACTCAATTAATATTAACAATAAAAACCCAATTTATGAGAAATTATTATTACACCATAGCATTGCTGCTGTGCTTGTTTAATTTAGGAAACAACCAATATTCCTTAGGGCAGGAGTTGCTTTCTTTTAACAAATTCGACAATCATAAGCAGTCGAATGAAGCTGCAAAAACCATGACTTTCAAAAAGGCCATGGAGCAATTTGGAAACCATTATGGGGTTTCATTTTTGTATCGCAAAGACTTATTGGATCACCAATTGGTAAGCCCTCCTAGTTTATCCGGAGATAAAGGTAAAGGACTAGAAGATATGCTTGCACCTTTAGGTGTGAGCTATAAAGAACTCCGCAAAGATTATATCGTTATTTTTTCAAGGGAAGAAAAAAATGGGAATGAAGAAGATAAAATTGATCATTCCCAGCTGCGCTTTGATTCAGTAATCAAAGGGGTGATTACTGAAGAGAGTGGTGAGCCATTACCCGGAGCCACAATAATGGTGAAAGGGACAAATATTGGAACTGTAACTGATCTAGATGGAGCATATACTATCACTATTCCGGACAATATAGAGAACCCGGTATTAGAATTTTCTTTTATAGGTTTCAGTCCCCAAGAAGTAGTCGTTGGGACACAAACAGAAATTAATGTGACTTTATCCGATAACCTTGCTTCACTGAATGAAGTAGTAGTTATTGGTTATGGTGCCGTCAAGAAAAGTGATCTTACAGGTGCTGTATCCTCTGTTAAAGCCAGTGAAATTCAGCAAACACCTATTACTTCTATAGATCAAGGACTTGTCGGTCGAGCCTCTGGAGTAATGGTGACCCAAACATCAGGAATGCCAGGAGCAGTAGCCTCTATTCGTATCCGTGGTTCAAGTTCTCTTCAAGGTGGAAATGAACCATTGTATGTAATTGATGGATTCCCCGTCTATAGTGGGGCAGGTTTTGGAGAAACAGGAGGTAATGCTCGGATGAGTGGATTGTCTACCATCAATCCTGCAGATATTGAGTCTATTGAAATACTTAAAGATGCATCCGCGACTGCTATTTATGGGGCAAGAGCTGCCAATGGAGTTGTACTAATAACGACTAAGAGCGGTAAAGAGGGGCGTGATCAGGTTACTTTTGATGCTTATTATGGCGTACAAAAAGTTGTTCAGAAAATTGATGTGATGAACGCTTATGATTATGCCACTTTGGTCAATGAAGCTTATACCAACGATGGCTTAAGCCCCGTATATGGTGCAGATAAGATGGCTGAACTTCAGGCCAACCCTAAAGGTACAGATTGGCAAGAAGAAATATTTAGAGCTGCTCCTGTGCAGAATTACCAATTGTCGTTTTCAGGAGGGGATAAAAAGACGAATTATGCGGTTTCAGGAAATTATTTTAACCAAGAAGGCGTCATTATCAATTCGGGTTTTAAACGCTATTCCGGTAGAGTTAATATCGCAAGAAATATTAGCAATAAGTTCAAGGTAGGTACCAACTTTAATGTAAGTAAGACCATGTCGAATGCAGTACCAACGGATGCCGGAGGATCTGGAGGCGTGGTAACAGGAGCCATGAAATTTAACCCTATTCTTCCTGTATACTCCAACCAAGAACTAGGTATTTATACCCAAGTTAACAGCCCGGGAATTATTTACCCTAATCCGGTTGCTTCTGCCCTCGAGCAAGTTAGAGAAAGTGCCATGTTACGTGTTTTAGGTAATATTTTTGGGGAGTACGAATTTGTGCCAAACTTAGTGGGAAAAGTGTCTTTCGGTACTGATCTAGTAAATACAAAATTTGATACGTTTATTCCTACCAGTATTTTTGAGTCTAATGGTATCGCAAAGGCTACAGTCAATGGTGGGTATACAACAAATTGGTTGAATGAAAATACTTTAAGTTGGAATAAAAAAATTAGTGATTTGCACAGTGTGTCTCTTTTGGGGGGAATTACTTTCCAGAAGAATTTCTATGAAAGTTTAATGGCGTCTTCGCAAGATTTCGTAAATAATTCACTGGAAGAAAACGCCTTAGGTTCAGGTTCAGTTTACAACCAGCCGGGATCTTCTAAAACCGAATGGAGCTTGGTATCCTACTTAGGTAGAGTCAATTATAACTTTAATGAAAAATATTTACTTTCCCTAAATGGACGAATAGACGGTTCCTCTAGGTTTGGTGACAATAACAAATATGCATTTTTCCCTTCCGGAGCATTGGCTTGGAGAGCAATTGAGGAAGATTTTATTCAAAACATGAATGTCTTCTCTAACCTCAAAGCTAGGATAAGTTATGGTGTAACAGGTAACCAAGAGATAGGTTTATACAACTCTTTGCCTACCTTAACGAATACGACTTATACAATCGGAGGAGCATTGGCGACAGGGTTTTACCCCAATTCAATTCCTAACCCCAATTTGAGATGGGAGAAAACCTCCCAATTTGACTTCGGATTAGATTTTGGATTTTTTGATGAGAGGTTAAGGTTTACAACCGATTACTACTTCAAAAAAACCATTGATTTGATTTATAATGTAGCTGTACCTTTTGTATCCGGATTTGGTTCTTCTTTACAAAATATAGGAAGTATTCAAAACCAAGGGGTTGAATTAATGATTGGCGCAGATATCTTGGCACAAACTGAATTGAAATGGACTTCCTCATTCAACATTTCTTTTAACCGTAACAAAGTATTAGAATTGGGTGGTGAAAGTTACAAGGATGTTGGAGGTGGAGACGGCCACTTGAAAACAGGATCCGTTCACCGTTTAATAGTTGGGCAGCCTATAGGTTTGTTTTATGGATATGTTTCAGATGGGATTATCCAAAATGCTGAAGAATTGGCTGCCGGACCTGTAGGTCCTACCAATTGGATTGGTGGAAGAAGGTACTTGGATATCAGTGGGCCAAATGGTGTTCCTGATGGAGTAGTCAATGCCACTTATGATAGAGCCATTATTGGAGATCCAAATCCTGATTTTTTTGGAGGATTTACCAATACCATATCCTATAAAGGATTTGAATTGAATGCATTCACACAGTTTTCATATGGAGCAGATATTTTTAATTACAATGCCATGGAGTTAGAGTTACCTTCCGGAGGGCAGAATGTTTACAGCGATTTAGTAAACCGGTGGACCCCAAACAACCCTAGTGATGTGTACCCCAAGGCCACTACCAACAGGTCGGCAGTATTTAGTGATGTATTTATGGAAGATGGATCCTATCTAAAAATCAAAACCTTAACCTTAGGATATACCTTCCCTGCTTCAGAAATCAAGGCACTTAGTGGATTAAAGTTATACATAACAGGTCAAAACCTATTTACTTTCACCAACTACTCCGGTTATGATCCGGAAGTAAGTTATCGTGGTGCAACCAACCTTCAGTTAGGAGAAGATTTTGGAGGCTATCCACAGTCCAGAACGTTTATGATAGGGGCCAAAATTAACTTCCAATAAATCGCAGACAAACATGAAAAATATAAAACATATTGCATTTTTATTTCTACTTCTAAGTTCAACTTCTTGTATGGATGAGTTCTTGAAAGAGGCTCCGGAAGATAGATTTGTAATTGGTAATTTCTACAGTAGTCAGTCAGACGCTGAAGCGGCGGTAACAGCAGTTTACAGAAAATTATATGACATCTATGAACGAAATATGTTCATCTTAAATGATCTCCCTGCGGATACCGAAAAGAATGGTTTGGGAATGCCAAATCAATACCTTCAAAACCTCGAATATTTGAGACATACCTCAGAAAATCAATTTACGAGTACCATGTGGCAACAAAACTATGATGGGATTGCTAGAGCAAATACAGCCATTCTTAATATTCCTGCCATAGAGATGGATGAAACCGTAAAAGCCAGACTAATTGGAGAGGCTAAATTTTTAAGAGCATTGTATTATTTCAATTTGGTACGTTTTTACGGAGATGTTCCGCTAATTTTAAAACTTGAATCTGTAGAAGATGCTTTAGGCCCCAGAGTTGCGAGTGCTGAGGTTTATCAGCAAATTATCAATGACCTGATGGATGCAGAGAGTAGCTTACCTGAAATTTATGCTGAAAATGATATAGGAAGAGCCACAAAGGGAGCTGCCAAAATTCTTTTAGGAAAGGTGTACCTGACCATGAAAGAATTTAATAAATCAGTTGAAAAATTGGCAGAGGTAATCAATAATGAAGGAGATTATGGATATGGTTTGCATGAAGACTATAGAGACAATTGGCGTCCGGCCACCGAGACTGGAAAAGAAATGGTATTTGGGATAGAGTTTATGGATCCCCCGGGAAATGGGAATTCCGCGATGGTGTTACAGGGACCAAAGTATTCTTTACCCGGAGGTTTTGCAGTGCTAGGTTTGGTTAATTCAAATGAGGCAGATATCCCCACAAGAGATCTTTATGATAGATTTACTGACGATGATGAGAGAAAAGCCGGGACATTCAGGACTGATTTTGTAAGTCTCCTTGATGGGTCTATTCATACCTCTACCATTCCAATTTTCACAAAATATTGGGAAGAAAATGAAAGCAATCCGAGTAATAGCGATGCCAATATGAATGTGATTCGATACGCAGATGCATTGTTAATGTATGCCGAGGCATTGAACGAAATAGGGCAGACCGAGGCCGCTGCAATTCCTCTCAATAGAGTCATGGAAAGAGCCTATAATTCAACCTTACACAATGTTTCTGGGTTAAGCACTGATGATATGAGGACGCATATTTACGAGGAACGACACAAGGAATTGGCTATGGAAGGACACCGTTGGTTTGACTTGGTTAGAACAGGCAGGTTTGTCCAACGAATGAAGGACCATGCTGCATATGAAGCAAGTGTAGCCGAATCAAACAAAGTAGAATTGGCACAAAATATTAAAGACCATATGGTATTGATGCCGATTCCTCAGAGGGAAATAGATTTAAATCCGGAACTTACCCAAAACCCCGGGTATTAACCCTATCTGAATAGGAGAGTGCATTGGTTTGCACTCTCTTTTCTTTTACCAATCGAAATTATGTATAATAAGTTTTTGTGTACAATTGTATTTATCGGCCTGTTTTTACATTCTTATGTTTGGGGCCAAGAGATTGGACTTCCTAACATAGTATTGATTTATGCAGATGATTTAGGATATGGAGATTTAGGGAGTTATGGAGCTCTTGATATTGAAACCCCTAACTTGGATAAGTTAGCCAATGAAGGCATGCGTTTCACAAACTTTGAAGTAGCTCAGGCTGTTTGTAGTGCATCAAGAGCCGGTATCATGACAGGCACCTATCCTAACCGAATAGGGTTAAGTGGTGCATTGAATCCTCACGCTATCATCGGACTTAATCCTTCGGAAGAAACTCTTGCAGAGTTGGTGAAAAAAGCCGGTAATTATAAGACAGCCTTATTTGGTAAGTGGCATTTGGGGCATCATAGGCCTTTTCTTCCACTGCAACAGGGCTTTGATGAATTTGTTGGTCTTCCTTATTCCAACGACATGTGGAAATGGACCTATGACATGCATTTAGCAACTCCTGAAACCCATGCAAGAAAAGCAAGTTATCCGGAACTACCCCTTTTGCAAGGGAATACCACAAGAGCTTATATCAAAAACCTTGAGGATCAGGCAAAATTAACTACCCTATATACAGAGGAAGCTACTCGGTTTATTAAAGAAAATCAATCCGGTCCTTTTTTATTGGTTGTCCCTCACTCTATGCCCCATGTTCCTTTGGCGGTTTCGGAAAAATTTAAAGGAAAAAGTAATCAAGGGCTGTATGGTGATGTCATCATGGAAATTGATTGGTCGGTAGGAGAAATAATCAAAGCCTT of the Cyclobacterium marinum DSM 745 genome contains:
- a CDS encoding GIY-YIG nuclease family protein; translation: MHCHFYILFSRCKNRYYIGASCDELKERVRRHNSNHKKGFTGTVNDWELVYSEDFKSKEEAFSREREVKKWKSRKKIETLISST
- a CDS encoding GIY-YIG nuclease family protein, with product MHCHFYILFSKCKNRYYIGATCDELKERVRRHNSNHKKGFTGTVNDWELVYSEDFKSKEEAFSREREVKKWKSRKKIETLISST
- a CDS encoding GIY-YIG nuclease family protein; translation: MHCHFYILFSRCKNRYYIGASCDELKERVRRHNSNHKKGFTGTVNDWELVYSEDFKSKEEAFSREREVKKWKSRKKIETLISST
- a CDS encoding GIY-YIG nuclease family protein, with the protein product MIQSIPIYIGRVGGSNPSTPTTSLLEGFFYLCTVTFIYCFPDAKTKNRYYIGATCDELKERVRRHNSHHKKGFTGTVNDWELVYSEDFKSKEEAFSREREVKKWKSRKKIETLISST
- a CDS encoding GIY-YIG nuclease family protein; the protein is MHCHFYILFSRCKNRYYIGATCDELKERVRRHNSNHKKGFTGTVNDWELVYSEDFKSKEEAFSREREVKKWKSRKKIETLISST
- a CDS encoding GIY-YIG nuclease family protein, with the translated sequence MHCHFYILFSRCKNRYYIRATCDELKERVRRYNSNHKKGFTGTVNDWELVYSEDFKSKEEAFSREREVKKWKSRKKIETLISST
- a CDS encoding GIY-YIG nuclease family protein, translated to MHCHFYILFSRCKNRYYIGATCDELKERVRRHNSNHKKGLLTPEFLFF
- a CDS encoding RNA polymerase sigma factor, which codes for MKAEKDLVLGLKKGDSEALSMIYDQYYEGLYFYLLKFTSQKDLVQNAVQDLFVDLWASRSKLGEINSLKGYLFVSGKRKLYHLIKSNKKKQIVDLAFPTVVDGMLFQYSQEDFLVEIETNEERKDRLLTAINRLPSRQKEAIYLRYYEKLNLEEISQIQGIAYQSVLNNLQRALHTLRSNPLIVNLFEWAIFAFICLA
- a CDS encoding FecR family protein, which encodes MKNSKPIFEDLTKEGENPVKVVFAKRTLSKTVLAQEKNKLLKRVTNDNALLEKKSVGLKSWRTTIFRYAAAAVVLVVSMMAALSIDKVRHQTAYGEVASVQLPDGTLVTLNGNSQLKYSRLYWWFMEERKVALKGEAFFDVVKRKTKEGDMKFQVFTEHLKVEVLGTAFNVIDRSNQEVVVLEEGSVQVKVLSNETTLPLLPGEYMSYNKIDNKLEHGSVVTEGYTSWKDNYIILDNKTLGDLARIINTVYGKKVVFKNNADKDIILEGKVPSNEINVLIHALKLATNLKIHMEGDTVFVN
- a CDS encoding SusC/RagA family TonB-linked outer membrane protein, producing MRNYYYTIALLLCLFNLGNNQYSLGQELLSFNKFDNHKQSNEAAKTMTFKKAMEQFGNHYGVSFLYRKDLLDHQLVSPPSLSGDKGKGLEDMLAPLGVSYKELRKDYIVIFSREEKNGNEEDKIDHSQLRFDSVIKGVITEESGEPLPGATIMVKGTNIGTVTDLDGAYTITIPDNIENPVLEFSFIGFSPQEVVVGTQTEINVTLSDNLASLNEVVVIGYGAVKKSDLTGAVSSVKASEIQQTPITSIDQGLVGRASGVMVTQTSGMPGAVASIRIRGSSSLQGGNEPLYVIDGFPVYSGAGFGETGGNARMSGLSTINPADIESIEILKDASATAIYGARAANGVVLITTKSGKEGRDQVTFDAYYGVQKVVQKIDVMNAYDYATLVNEAYTNDGLSPVYGADKMAELQANPKGTDWQEEIFRAAPVQNYQLSFSGGDKKTNYAVSGNYFNQEGVIINSGFKRYSGRVNIARNISNKFKVGTNFNVSKTMSNAVPTDAGGSGGVVTGAMKFNPILPVYSNQELGIYTQVNSPGIIYPNPVASALEQVRESAMLRVLGNIFGEYEFVPNLVGKVSFGTDLVNTKFDTFIPTSIFESNGIAKATVNGGYTTNWLNENTLSWNKKISDLHSVSLLGGITFQKNFYESLMASSQDFVNNSLEENALGSGSVYNQPGSSKTEWSLVSYLGRVNYNFNEKYLLSLNGRIDGSSRFGDNNKYAFFPSGALAWRAIEEDFIQNMNVFSNLKARISYGVTGNQEIGLYNSLPTLTNTTYTIGGALATGFYPNSIPNPNLRWEKTSQFDFGLDFGFFDERLRFTTDYYFKKTIDLIYNVAVPFVSGFGSSLQNIGSIQNQGVELMIGADILAQTELKWTSSFNISFNRNKVLELGGESYKDVGGGDGHLKTGSVHRLIVGQPIGLFYGYVSDGIIQNAEELAAGPVGPTNWIGGRRYLDISGPNGVPDGVVNATYDRAIIGDPNPDFFGGFTNTISYKGFELNAFTQFSYGADIFNYNAMELELPSGGQNVYSDLVNRWTPNNPSDVYPKATTNRSAVFSDVFMEDGSYLKIKTLTLGYTFPASEIKALSGLKLYITGQNLFTFTNYSGYDPEVSYRGATNLQLGEDFGGYPQSRTFMIGAKINFQ
- a CDS encoding RagB/SusD family nutrient uptake outer membrane protein, with product MKNIKHIAFLFLLLSSTSCMDEFLKEAPEDRFVIGNFYSSQSDAEAAVTAVYRKLYDIYERNMFILNDLPADTEKNGLGMPNQYLQNLEYLRHTSENQFTSTMWQQNYDGIARANTAILNIPAIEMDETVKARLIGEAKFLRALYYFNLVRFYGDVPLILKLESVEDALGPRVASAEVYQQIINDLMDAESSLPEIYAENDIGRATKGAAKILLGKVYLTMKEFNKSVEKLAEVINNEGDYGYGLHEDYRDNWRPATETGKEMVFGIEFMDPPGNGNSAMVLQGPKYSLPGGFAVLGLVNSNEADIPTRDLYDRFTDDDERKAGTFRTDFVSLLDGSIHTSTIPIFTKYWEENESNPSNSDANMNVIRYADALLMYAEALNEIGQTEAAAIPLNRVMERAYNSTLHNVSGLSTDDMRTHIYEERHKELAMEGHRWFDLVRTGRFVQRMKDHAAYEASVAESNKVELAQNIKDHMVLMPIPQREIDLNPELTQNPGY
- a CDS encoding sulfatase family protein, yielding MYNKFLCTIVFIGLFLHSYVWGQEIGLPNIVLIYADDLGYGDLGSYGALDIETPNLDKLANEGMRFTNFEVAQAVCSASRAGIMTGTYPNRIGLSGALNPHAIIGLNPSEETLAELVKKAGNYKTALFGKWHLGHHRPFLPLQQGFDEFVGLPYSNDMWKWTYDMHLATPETHARKASYPELPLLQGNTTRAYIKNLEDQAKLTTLYTEEATRFIKENQSGPFLLVVPHSMPHVPLAVSEKFKGKSNQGLYGDVIMEIDWSVGEIIKALDDNELSENTIVIFTSDNGPWLNFGDHAGSAGGLREGKGTSFEGGQRVPCIVKWPAKIPSGTINNNLASTIDFFPTFAEILQVPLPERKIDGVSILELWENKPGARPRETFNYYYQKNALEAIRKDNWKLVFPHVHRTYKGSTLGKEGVNGPTKQAKTDLALYDLRRDPGERYDVQEENPEIVAELSALAKEVRKDLGDDLLGITGENRREPGRIKSN